One stretch of Buteo buteo chromosome Z, bButBut1.hap1.1, whole genome shotgun sequence DNA includes these proteins:
- the MACIR gene encoding macrophage immunometabolism regulator, producing MEVDINGEARTTLSTLPVPLAEVSPAGRMEAEKPRCSSTPCSPMRRMVAGYQILHMDSNYLVGFTTGEELLKLAQKCTGSEENKGESGPNMRSRQLDSGLTRSSRLYKTRSRYYQPYEIPAVNGRRRRRMPSSGDKCTKALPYEPYKALHGPLPFCLLKGKRAHSKSLDYLNLDKMSIKEPADTEVLQYQLQHLTLRGDRMFTRNNT from the coding sequence ATGGAAGTTGACATAAACGGAGAGGCCAGAACTACCCTATCCACCCTCCCTGTGCCTCTTGCAGAGGTGAGTCCTGCAGGCAGGATGGAAGCAGAGAAGCCCCGCTGTTCCAGTACCCCCTGCTCACCAATGAGACGGATGGTTGCAGGATATCAGATCCTTCACATGGATTCTAACTACCTGGTTGGCTTCACGACTGGAGAGGAGCTGCTAAAATTAGCCCAGAAGTGTACAGGAAGTGAAGAGAATAAAGGAGAATCCGGGCCAAACATGCGCTCCAGACAGCTTGATTCAGGACTTACACGTTCTTCCCGTTTGTACAAAACTAGAAGTAGGTACTATCAGCCATATGAGATCCCAGCAGTAaatggaaggaggaggagacgGATGCCTAGCTCAGGGGATAAATGCACTAAGGCTTTACCATATGAACCTTACAAGGCACTTCATGGTCCCCTgcctttttgccttttaaaaggtAAAAGGGCTCATTCAAAATCCCTGGACTACCTCAATTTAGACAAAATGAGCATTAAGGAACCTGCTGACACAGAAGTGCTACAATACCAGCTCCAACACCTTACCCTTAGAGGGGACCGTATGTTTACAAGAAATAACACATGA